GTCGTTCACCGTTATTCTGAAAGATGTCCGTCGGTGGCGTTTCATGACGTTCTCGAACGATGACACGCTGGACAAACTTAGACCCATGTTCAGCCCTGACTTTGTGACGAACGGGTCCTGCGACCATAAACATGATTTTTTGGTGGCCATCCTGACGGTCAGGCGTTGCGGTGAGGCCTACAACATATCGGGCGCTGACTTCGTTAAGCAGCATTTCATAACGGGGAGCTGAAATGTGATGGCATTCATCGATGATGACCTGCCCGTATTCCCGGACTTTACTTGAAACCGTATTATCTTTCTTGTTGATCAGGCTTTGATAGGTAGCAACGTCGATCTGACCAGTACCTGAATCAGTGACTTCACCCGCTGTTGCAGCACCCAGCACTGAAGACGACCTCGCTCTTTAACACAGCTCGATCTTATCTAACGTGTACCGGGTTAATCTACGCCACTGCAGCATCGATCATGCTTCTCACCGCAGTATTTCGTCTCGATTCTGTCTGCAGGCCAAGGCATACCCTGCCATGCATGGCGCTCGGGCGTGTGGCTATTTTGAATGGCTGTAAATCCGACAGTCCGGATCAGGCCAGCCCGTAGACGCGACTGAATGCCCCGAAACCGGGACAATGTCGTCCGAAGCGCAGGTGGAGACGACGACCGCTGCTGACTAAGCGACAGGCCATATACATCAGTTCCTGAATCACGGTTTTCAGCCGCCGACGCTTGGCCGGATGACGCACCGGTGCATCCGGCCCCAATAGCGCGTTCTGTCCCATCCAACGCAGTATGTTGTAGCCCAGTACGGCAAAGGCTATGACCAGGTCGTTGGTATCGAACTTCCCTGACGGCAAACGTTCGAGATCCAGATCAGTCTTGAACTCACTGTGGAACTGTTCGCTGGTGGCGTGATCCTGGTAGAGCGCAATGACCTTGGCGTTATCTGCTGCGTCCGATGTGAGTGAAGTCGTCCAGCCCTCCAGGCTGACCTCCGGCTCCAAAAACAGCTGTCCTGAACTGTCACTCTGGCGCACCGTCACCTTGACGATCAGGCGGTCGTCCGTGCCATCCAGCGGTTCGCTTACCAGCGTTTCCATTTTGCCCGGTCGGGTATGGCACCAAAGTGCGCCGGCCGCATGAGCCTTGTCGACCCAGGCCAGTCCATCTTGTGAGCGGGGGTTCCACTTAATCAGGTAGTCTGCCCCGTGCGCACGGAAGTACCCCCGGTTCTCGGCGGCATCATGGGCGCTGTCAAGACGTACCAGTAGCGGTGCATCGGTCAGCTCTCGGACTCGAGGCAGCACCCGGTCGAGGGTGTGAATAAACTCTTTATTGGCATGTTG
This DNA window, taken from Marinobacterium iners, encodes the following:
- a CDS encoding IS1380 family transposase; this translates as MRTFKLEQSKTEIITPHGGLALVGHSVNRMTSLAKTSRSIVKRHGIANIDLIRTYLGLICLGKSDFEAVEHARHDPFFKAAMGIKQSPSSARLRQRFDEDARALIPLLDEASVEFLCNASVPIGTLTTGHVPLDMDVFPMDNSNSKKEGVAYTYKGHDGYAPIAAYLGTEGWCLGCELRPGNQHANKEFIHTLDRVLPRVRELTDAPLLVRLDSAHDAAENRGYFRAHGADYLIKWNPRSQDGLAWVDKAHAAGALWCHTRPGKMETLVSEPLDGTDDRLIVKVTVRQSDSSGQLFLEPEVSLEGWTTSLTSDAADNAKVIALYQDHATSEQFHSEFKTDLDLERLPSGKFDTNDLVIAFAVLGYNILRWMGQNALLGPDAPVRHPAKRRRLKTVIQELMYMACRLVSSGRRLHLRFGRHCPGFGAFSRVYGLA